Within Streptomyces sp. NBC_00704, the genomic segment TCTTGTCGGCCTCGGCCGCCATCTCCTCGTACCGGGCGAGACGCGCCTTGGACTTGGCCTGACGCCCCTTGGCGTTGGACCGCACCCACTCCAGCTCTTCCTTGAGCCGCTTGGCGCGCTTGGCGTCCTTCTGCCCCTCGACCTTGAGACGCGTGGCCTTGGTCTCGAGGTAGGTGGAGTAGTTGCCCTCGTACGGGTGGGCGCGACCGCGGTCGAGCTCGAGGATCCACTCGGCGACGTTGTCGAGGAAGTACCGGTCGTGGGTGACGGCGACGACGGTGCCGGGGTACTTGGCGAGGTGCTGCTCCAGCCACTGCACGGACTCGGCGTCCAGGTGGTTGGTGGGCTCGTCGAGCAGCAGCAGGTCGGGGGCCTCCAGCAGCAGCTTGCAGAGCGCGACGCGACGGCGCTCACCGCCGGAGAGGTTGGTGACTGGCCAGTCGCCGGGCGGGCAGCCCAGGGCGTCCATGGCCTGCTCCAGCTGGGTGTCCAGGTCCCACGCGTTGGCGTGGTCCAGGTCCTCCTGCAGCTTGCCCATCTCGTCGAGCAGCGCGTCCGAGTAGTCGGTCGCCATCAGCTCGGCGACCTCGTTGAAGCGCTTGAGCTTGCCCATGATCTCGGCGGCGCCGTCCTGCACGTTCTCCAGAACGGTCTTGGACTCGTCGAGCGGCGGCTCCTGCAACAGCATGCCGACGCTGTAGCCGGGCGACAGGAACGCGTCACCGTTGGAGGGCTGCTCGAGCCCCGCCATGATCTTCAGAACGGTGGACTTACCGGCACCGTTCGGCCCGACCACACCGATCTTCGCGCCGGGCAGGAAGCTCAGCGTTACGTCGTCAAGGATGACCTTGTCGCCGTGCGCCTTGCGCGTCTTGCGCATGGTGTAGATGTACTCAGCCAAGAGAAACCGTCCGGCAGCTTGAAATCAGGCAGTGGGCAGATACACCCCATCTTGCCTGAGGTCCAGCCTCGGGTGGTAACTCGATTGACGGGGCGCGGCTGACCTGGGGGTTTCACCGGCGCGACGCGGTCGTCGGTCGAGGTCGGCCGACTTCGGACAGCGGTCGCCGGCCTCGACGGCCGAGGTCGGCTCAGACGTGAGGTCGCGGACGGCCGAGTCGGTCGAGTCCTGTGGCCGGAGTCGGTGCAGTCGTCCGGTCGGGGTCGTGCGGTCGAGTCGTGTGGCCGGAGTCGGTGCAGTCGTCCGGTCGGGGTCGTGCGGTCGAGTCGTGCGGCCGGAGTCGCTTCAGTCGTCCGGTCGGGGTCGTGCGGTCGGAGTCGGTTCAGTCGCGGGGTCGGGGTCGGTTCAGTCGTGGGGCTGGGTTTCCTTGCGGCCGATCAGGATCAGGGCCGCGCCGCCGATGATCACCAGGCCGATGGCGGTGCCCGCGATGAGGGGGGTGGCGGCGCCGCCGCCCGTCGCGGCGAGGTCGACGCCCTGGTCGGTGGAGGCGCCGCCGACCGTGGCGGGGCTGGGCTCGCTGAGGGTCTGGGTGGTCAGGCCCGCGGTCTCGTCGGCCCGGGTTCTGCAGTCCAGGACGCCGGTGAAGCGGTAGCCGACGCCTTGCGGGTCGTCGATCGTGAAGTCGTAGGCCTGGTCCTCCTGGAGCGGGATCGTCTCGGTGCGGGACGCGCCGGCCGGGATGGCGTGGTCGACGCCCATCAGCTCGTAGACGAAGGCTTCGTCACCTCGGTTGACGGCGGTGAGGTCGACACCGCCCTTCACGCAGTTCTTCGCCGCGGACAGCGCCGGGAGGGCGCCCTTTCGCGCCCAGGCCGCGCCGGCCGTCGCCGACACCGTCGACTCGCTGGAGCCGGCCAGGATCTGGGTCTGGCTGCGGCTCTCGGAGGTGAACGCGCGGCCCACGGGGACGGTCGTCGAGGCCTGCACGGTCAGCGCGGCCGAGCCGGGGACCGCGTCGGCGGGCACGTCGAAGAACAACTGGCTGCCGTCCGTCGCGGACGTGACCACCTTGCCGTCCTTGCCGACGATCCGCACCCCGCTGGTGGCGGCGTCCGGCGGAGGCGAGACCGTCACGGCGATCGCTCCGGTGTGCACGGTCACCGGGCCGAGCAGCTCGCCGGGCCGGCCGGAGACGGCGGGCGCGTCGAGGGTGAGGGAGCCACGGGGTTCCGCCACCGGGCGGGCCGCCTTCTGGAGGTAGTCCGCGAGCCGCTCGGCCCGCGGTCCGACGGCGTCGACGTCGGCGCCGTCCGAGTAGCGCCAGATGGCCACCTGGGTGCCGGCGGCGGCGTCCTGCTCGGTGAGACCGCCGTCGATGCCGGCCTTGCGGGCGAGCGAGGCGAGATCGTTCACCTGGGGGTAGGAGTTCTGCAGGATCCAGCGGATGCGCCCCGCGTTCCGGTTGGCGGCGAGGGACGTGCCGCTCCACGGCGTCTCGTGGTATCTGGCGTCCCGCTGCGTGGGGTTGTAGAGGTCGACGCAGTAGGTCTGCAGGGTTCCGCCACCCTCGACGGACATCTC encodes:
- the ettA gene encoding energy-dependent translational throttle protein EttA — its product is MAEYIYTMRKTRKAHGDKVILDDVTLSFLPGAKIGVVGPNGAGKSTVLKIMAGLEQPSNGDAFLSPGYSVGMLLQEPPLDESKTVLENVQDGAAEIMGKLKRFNEVAELMATDYSDALLDEMGKLQEDLDHANAWDLDTQLEQAMDALGCPPGDWPVTNLSGGERRRVALCKLLLEAPDLLLLDEPTNHLDAESVQWLEQHLAKYPGTVVAVTHDRYFLDNVAEWILELDRGRAHPYEGNYSTYLETKATRLKVEGQKDAKRAKRLKEELEWVRSNAKGRQAKSKARLARYEEMAAEADKMRKLDFEEIQIPPGPRLGSIVVEVNNLSKAFGDKVLIDDLSFTLPRNGIVGVIGPNGAGKTTLFKMIQGFEEPDSGSIKVGETVKISYVDQSRANIDPKKTLWAVVSDELDYINVGQVEMPSRAYVSAFGFKGPDQQKPAGVLSGGERNRLNLALTLKQGGNLLLLDEPTNDLDVETLSSLENALLEFPGAAVVVSHDRWFLDRVATHILAYEGDSKWFWFEGNFESYEKNKIERLGADAARPHRATYKKLTRG
- a CDS encoding thioester domain-containing protein, whose amino-acid sequence is MVRLAVATLVSGFVAVGVVTGADTATAAEMTQSQGGATATIGGLKTYGAAVIHADGGDQEVSAGLFEMSVEGGGTLQTYCVDLYNPTQRDARYHETPWSGTSLAANRNAGRIRWILQNSYPQVNDLASLARKAGIDGGLTEQDAAAGTQVAIWRYSDGADVDAVGPRAERLADYLQKAARPVAEPRGSLTLDAPAVSGRPGELLGPVTVHTGAIAVTVSPPPDAATSGVRIVGKDGKVVTSATDGSQLFFDVPADAVPGSAALTVQASTTVPVGRAFTSESRSQTQILAGSSESTVSATAGAAWARKGALPALSAAKNCVKGGVDLTAVNRGDEAFVYELMGVDHAIPAGASRTETIPLQEDQAYDFTIDDPQGVGYRFTGVLDCRTRADETAGLTTQTLSEPSPATVGGASTDQGVDLAATGGGAATPLIAGTAIGLVIIGGAALILIGRKETQPHD